The Prionailurus viverrinus isolate Anna chromosome C1, UM_Priviv_1.0, whole genome shotgun sequence DNA window TCAGATTATAGGCTGTGCAAGCTTAATCAGTTTTGAATAAATTCAATTGTAAGTATTCTTGACCCAACCTATCTGAAAGCACAAAACCTATTAAGTGATTTGTAGCGCtttcaagatataaaatataataagcaGCTTTCCTTGTCTGGTACCACATAAAACAGGTGAGATGAGTTGAGAATTCGAACTTGGAAAATCTGAAGATGATGATTTTGAAAGCAGCTGCTGAGACAAGTCAGGTGGAAAGCAAAAGTTAGGTGGGTGGTGACAAGCTGACAGCCCTAACGATTCTACTTCCACTAACACTAAATCCTCCTTAGGAAGGACCAGCGCCTCTTTCCAGGTACTAGAGGAGCCAAATTAAAGTGTCAGAATGTGTTTTTAACTGCCAAAAAGTTTAACCTTTCACAGACTACCCACAAATAGACACCACGCTGTGCCAAACAATGAAATACAAACACGCACAAACTTTTTGTGCACATTTATAAAGTTAAGGCTCAAAGCTAATTACAAACATTCATGCACCACAGAGATCTTTTTTATAACCCCTTACTTTTGTTATgcggaatgatttttttttaagtttatttatttttttttgggagagagagtaggagaggggcagaaataaagggggacagaggacccaaagtgggctctgtgctgacagcagacagcctgatgcagggcttgaacccaggaactgtgagatcaagaccagagccaaagtcagacgcttaactgactgagccacccaggtgcccctggaatgatTTTTCAAATATCATCTACTTATTCAAGCTTTACAAGTTTGTAGATATAATTAGAAGTTAAAGACACTCTTAAGAAGATAGAGATCCATTAACACCATTTTGGCAGAAAATAGCCAAATTCATATTCAACATTACACTTTCTGGCACCTTGATATTGCTTCGGTCTCCTTGTAATAAAATCAGTATTATTTTACCCATGAACATCAGTCTTCCTGTCAGTTGTAAATCAGAAGCCCACTTCTCAACAGTTTGGACATATTTGGTCTTTGCTCTCATGTGATCTAAATGCAAAAGAGTCATCCACAGTCCATCATCCACAGTCGTGCCTGTTGCAAAGGTACACTTTTCATGGCCACTTCCAGTTTCTGGTTGGTTGAGGACGTGCCTGAGATTGTGCTGAATCCAGAGAACCAGCTCATGAACCATAGGTTCCGACAAAAGGTTCTCTGCTTGCTTAAGTAACTTCTCTTTCACGGTCATGGACTGGGCCCGGGTCAAGTGTTCCGAGTGAACCGAGATGGCAGGTAGACACGACGGGTAATTTACCGGTAAGTGGAACAGCAATTCTAAAGGTACATCCTCACCCATAAGTCCTTCAGCTTTTGTGAGAATTCTGAACACGGTCCCATCTGTCTCTGGAAAGCACCCAAAAATAATTATTAGCTATACATAATGTGATTTGAATGGAACACTAAGAAGTCAAAATTTGTGTTTCCAGATCTACTTATTTTTCATGAGAAAACTTGAGTTATTTTGCGAAGAGACACATAATACTAAGCGAGCTGTGAATTACAGATGACCTCCTTCAGCCATACATATATACTCATGGATTCATGCATACCAGCACCCAGGACTTCTCTGGCATTTACACCGGCTATTGCCccatttttattcagatttcccagAGGGTTTCTCATCAcaaatttttttccccacccagacCTAGTTATAATTCTGGAAACTCGTAATAAACTCATATGAACATTCAGAGAAACagtattgtgtatatataaaatcagtaattaattaaaaagtgatACAGTACGTTCAAGGAAGGTCACTTTGGGGCAAATTCAAGTCAAAGCAAACACTGGGATGCTGTGTGGTTGCAGGGGCAGAGAAACCGATGACTGTGCATGATACAGTAACTGCCCGGCCCTGCTCTTTTCTTACTTCAAATATATTAGTATCAGTGCAACATGAAGGTAGCAAGATGAACTAAAATGGGGCGGACATCAATTCAGCCCTTTCTGGCtccagaaggaggaggggggaagcaCACACAGGATAGGAGATGAAACACTCTGCTCTCTTTCAGATTTGCTCCACTTCACCCCTCTGATGTGTTCCACACCACTTCACCCCACTTTTCAAAAAGTTGATAAAACGTCAGGCTGATTCATTCTGCAGGGGGCAAGCAGCACACAGATCAGAAGAGCAGAGTAGAAGAGAACTGGGTGCAGACGGATCTCTTTGAAGCCGACTtgcctctctctacccctacttCTTTCTCCACACGCCCTCGTTCCATTCTCCTTCACAAGAGAGGCAGGCAAACCTTTCTCATTTTCATACCTGGATTGCTGCCCCACAGCCTCAACAACTGGAACCTGAATGTGTCTCCCTTAAGAGAACCAAACGGAACATTAAAACGGCTTTCTAGCCATCTGATCCCATTAATACAGAAGCTGTTGTGACAGACATTGATTCATACAGGACCAAACATATCTGTTGCACAGAGGTTTTTgtcgtgttttgtttttttgtttttaatagactcTTCAGTATCAGCTGCAAAACACTACTATTTTAAGATACCACCCAGAAACACGAATGGTAACCATTATAAAGATCGTATTAAAGTGATACAGCCAAAATTTGTTGACATAAGAAAAATGTgtactgtaaaaagaaaaattctctaaaTTTTAGTACATTCCTCTACGATCCATCACATTTCTCAAAACCCTTGTTTCTTCCGGCCagttcctcatttttaaaatattttattattaaataggGTCCGTATATGTCAGATCAGTACACTTCACTATGTGAAATGGGCATTATAAATACACCTACAGGCAACGTATAACCATTAGGGTGAATAAACTCTCCAGAAAACCTCTAGGGAGCCCAATTTTTCTCTCGAGGGGAAGCTTAACTTTTGAAGATCTTCATACATTcatcagtcaacaaatattcaccTAAAATCTGTCTTATGATTCCCATGGTACTTTGAACTTATTTTGTGGTACTTTCATACCAGAATTACTACAGTTGAACCAAATGAACTATTTTCTTCACATTGGAatatctcaattttctttttaaacaaccaAGAAGTAATTTTACAAGTTATAagaaactttttcattttacagttacACAGCTCTAAGCATTATGTGGCTAGCTCGTCACCATGGGTCTCACAGGTGCAGAAGTCACTGCTACCTGTGCGAGACTGAACAATGGTCCAACGATGCATGTGTTCTGATCCCCAGAACATGGCAAAAgggcctttgcagatgtgattaatttAACGACCCGAGACAGGCGCAAAATATaacacaagtgtccttataagagtaAGGAAGAGGGAGATTGTACCACAGAAGGCAATATAGTCACTGAAGCCAGATGCCATGATGTCAGctttgaagacagaggaggaCCATGAGCCAAGGGGTGCAAGAAATGCAGCtatagaagctggaagaggcaaagaaatggattcaCCCTCAGAGTCCCCAgtgggaacacagccctgctgaccacttgattttagcccagtgaaagTGATTTCAGGCTTCTGACCTCTGGGACTATAAAAGCAAATATGTGTTTTAAGCCAGCACATTTTCAGAAATTTGTTACAGttgccacaggaaactaatactaTACCTGTGCCCACAAAGCAAGCTTTTCCGTTCGAGCCAGGATCTCTTTCTGACAAAACTCTGAAACCCACAGTGTTCTCCAATCCCTCTCATATAAGTACCCACTGTTCCTCCCCAGTGCAGATAACCAATTGACAGAAACAAGCAGTCCAGGGAGAAAGTATGAAAAGGCTACTGAGCTGGCCATTCAAATCCTTaccaattttcattttcctctcctaGTAATTTTCTGGTCCCAGtcagcaaaaagaaaagcaatgggaGAAATCCTGACTTTTGTCTTAGAAAATTGTAAAATTATTGGGTGTATGTTTAGAAGGAAAATTGCTTTGAGTCATTCAAAAACTGGAAAGGATTAACATTCTTCCTAATTGGTCTTCTTGGTGACAGTGACTCCCTGCCCATTCCCccctgccaacacacacacacacacacacacacacacacacacacacacacacacaggggctgCAAACTAAAATTACACAAAATGATATTATCGCTGCAGGAAAACGAAAAGCCCAATAACATACACCACTCTGCTGATATAATAAAagtacatattcttttaaaaactcgTTTTCTTCCTAAAACTCTAGAAGTATGCATATTACCCCTCCATTTCATATCTGCCTTGGTTTGTACATGCAACTAAACTGGGTGTCTCTCAAGTCAGAATTTTTCATGTAACCACATGTACTGTCAATCTGATTTTTTCGttaaaaaaagagattcaaaAAACAAAGTTGTCTCTATCTGCTTTAAGATTATTAACAGCTTAGAAACAGcgattaacagaaaaataatcatGCTCTAAATCTAATGCTAAGCTCTGCCATTCCCTGGCCTCAAAAAACTCGTTATTAAGTTTAACTCACAAATTCATCATTGTCAATAAACACCTATGCCCTAGAAAACTTATGCTTGCCCTAGAAAACCAAAATTTTCCTAAGTCCCAAAACAATTTTAAtctaaagaccccaccaaaacaTGTAGGTCTTGCCTCTGGTTGAGAATTAACAAATtccctagtctttttttttttttttaaataagtcactCTGCCTTATAATAAGTGTATCAATTTCATAAGTAAAACACAAACTAAAATAGGTTTCAAACCTTATTCTTCCTTACAAATACATCAAAGAAATTATATACCTAATCACActccaaacaacagaaattcaaaCTAGAAAAACTGAACACGAAATTCCACAGCAATGTTACTTTTAAGGCTTTCCCCTACTTCATAGTCACACAAGAGAAACTTAATAAATGCTGTCCAATAACAGAAGACATCGGAAAGTGTAAACAATCTAACAGAAGTTCTTCAAGATTCATTTAGACTCATTAAGAAACCATATACAACTGGCTTTCCTtatacttgctttttatttttcaatttttaaatatcctcAGAGTAAGACTTTGTTCAGAAAACCGATAAGAGGCCCCCAGTATCCTCTGATACTTCACTGCACagggttttctttcctcttgctccCAGGCAGCTCACCACAAGCATGCGTCCCCCTTGTGCTTGTTTTTATGTTACAGCTGGGTTTTTAGGTGTTTAAAATGTggttagagaaaaaaggaaaaagggaaactaAAAATAAGGGAAGCTAAAAGTGGCAATCCCATCCTTTAGAAGTAAAGTTCAAGGCTGAATTGGTTTTACAGAGGTGAGCTCAGTACTGACAAACAGCAGGAAACAGAGCTGAGCAGATTTAGAGGGGTCAGTGGGTGACAGTCATGATTCATTTTGCAAGAGGGCCCAATCCAATCTGAACATGAGTGTTAGCAGAATATAAAAATTCACTCTGAAGCTACCGTGCAAGCTTATTATATGCTATTGAGTCTTACATACCTCCCATTTTACAACTTTTTGATCCGCAAGataatttctagaaatacaaCTTCACATATGAGCACCGACTACAGCAATACAATCTGTGACCCTCAAGTATCTCATCAGGAAAACGAGGATTTATAACAGTATCACTCTCCTCTGATCGGTGTGCATGCATATACATGCACAACACTCCCCTTCAGAATCATTCTGAACAAAAGTTGGGTCATACCCATCTCTTTTCTCTGGGTGCTCATTATTGCTCTTTCACAAGTGTTATCCTTGCTAAGAATTAACTTCCTCACGCAGCAGCCCCATTACCATCAAGGAGTATGATACAGTGCAAGGGTCCATACATTCTGGTGCCAGGTGGCTACTTAACCAGCCTGAGCATCTGTGAACTTCTCGATGCACTTGAAGTATCAGGTACACGGTAGGTGACTCCATTAAATCTGGCACCTGGCCCGACTGCACTGTACAGGGAAGGGCAGAATATTCCTGATTAGGTCTACCCACAGCCCTGCCTAGTAGACAGGAGTGTGAGGGTTTACATAATTCGTACCCGTAAGAGAAGTTATACCTGATGCCTCTTACTATAAGCTTACTATAACCTTTGTAAAGAGGCCATGTGCTTAACTTCCCTGAAATTCCCAGCACAAATTAGGCCAACTTAACTGATTCCAGTGATTCAGCCTCTTCAATCTCAAGGCCTTTTAGTTGACCCTCGGGTTGACAGCCTAACCCTTCCTGGGCTACCTCATACAGGAAGTACAATCCCACCCACAATGTCCCATGATGTTCTCCTGATTCCAGTGGCAAACAAGAAGCAGCATATTTGCGGGGAGGCCAGAAAGGAAGTGATGGTGTTAAGAATATTCTGGTATCAAGCTTATATCCTCCAACCCAAGCTAACAGTGTCTATGAGAATGGCAGCCAGCAGCCCACTGTATGTTTATTGTGGTCTGTTAAAGAAGTCCTTACCTTACCCTGAATTCCCAGTTGTGAACATTAAACATCCCTGTTTGAGTCACTGAATTGTTCTATTCTCCAACGAACCTTTCAGCAACAAAATGTCCTACGTTGTTACACTGAATTCTTTTATAATTCAATTACTTATTGATGCCAGAACGCTGAATTAAATTAATTAGGAGGCATGGCTTGAAAGTCATGCTCAATTTAACAGCAGATAAAGGGCCCACAGTGTTCTCACTATTAAGAAACTGCTTTCTTTCTATGCTGacttttttgggttttctctgaCCTGTTAGCAGCGTCTTACGCTCAGCCCACTACCATTTCATCCTCTTGGAGGTGTGATGGGAAACCATATGTTCATTTTTCCAGGCTATTCCCAGCTGAGTCATAATGAAGGAACTTAGGAAAACTGATGATCTCT harbors:
- the RWDD3 gene encoding RWD domain-containing protein 3 isoform X3; translated protein: MIRQKEDHRLSTAVDPKTDGTVFRILTKAEGLMGEDVPLELLFHLPVNYPSCLPAISVHSEHLTRAQSMTVKEKLLKQAENLLSEPMVHELVLWIQHNLRHVLNQPETGSGHEKCTFATGTTVDDGLWMTLLHLDHMRAKTKYVQTVEKWASDLQLTGRLMFMGKIILILLQGDRSNIKVPESEYLILQKTSKVDVDSSGKKCKEKMISVLFETKVQTEHKRFLAFEVKEYSSLDELQKEFETAGLKKLFSEFVLGLVK
- the RWDD3 gene encoding RWD domain-containing protein 3 isoform X1, encoding MAESAREELSALAAIFCGPGEWEVLSHSETDGTVFRILTKAEGLMGEDVPLELLFHLPVNYPSCLPAISVHSEHLTRAQSMTVKEKLLKQAENLLSEPMVHELVLWIQHNLRHVLNQPETGSGHEKCTFATGTTVDDGLWMTLLHLDHMRAKTKYVQTVEKWASDLQLTGRLMFMGKIILILLQGDRSNIKVPESEYLILQKTSKVDVDSSGKKCKEKMISVLFETKVQTEHKRFLAFEVKEYSSLDELQKEFETAGLKKLFSEFVLGLVK
- the RWDD3 gene encoding RWD domain-containing protein 3 isoform X5, whose product is MAESAREELSALAAIFCGPGEWEVLSHSETDGTVFRILTKAEGLMGEDVPLELLFHLPVNYPSCLPAISVHSEHLTRAQSMTVKEKLLKQAENLLSEPMVHELVLWIQHNLRHVLNQPETGSGHEKCTFATGTTVDDGLWMTLLHLDHMRAKTKYVQTVEKWASDLQLTGRLMFMGKIILILLQGDRSNIKVSGI
- the RWDD3 gene encoding RWD domain-containing protein 3 isoform X2 gives rise to the protein MAESAREELSALAAIFCGPGEWEVLSHSETDGTVFRILTKAEGLMGEDVPLELLFHLPVNYPSCLPAISVHSEHLTRAQSMTVKEKLLKQAENLLSEPMVHELVLWIQHNLRHVLNQPETGSGHEKCTFATGTTVDDGLWMTLLHLDHMRAKTKYVQTVEKWASDLQLTGRLMFMGKIILILLQGDRSNIKEYLILQKTSKVDVDSSGKKCKEKMISVLFETKVQTEHKRFLAFEVKEYSSLDELQKEFETAGLKKLFSEFVLGLVK
- the RWDD3 gene encoding RWD domain-containing protein 3 isoform X4 — encoded protein: MAESAREELSALAAIFCGPGEWEVLSHSETDGTVFRILTKAEGLMGEDVPLELLFHLPVNYPSCLPAISVHSEHLTRAQSMTVKEKLLKQAENLLSEPMVHELVLWIQHNLRHVLNQPETGSGHEKCTFATGTTVDDGLWMTLLHLDHMRAKTKYVQTVEKWASDLQLTGRLMFMGIPDSSENLQSRCGLKWKEMQREND